Proteins from one Pseudomonas grandcourensis genomic window:
- the ybaK gene encoding Cys-tRNA(Pro) deacylase, with translation MTPALDLLKKVRAEHRVHSYEHDPKAASYGLEAAEKLGLDPAQVFKTLLAASEKGELLVAVVPVVGSLDLKGLAHAAGVKKVEMADPAAAQRSTGYLLGGISPLGQKKRLRTFIDNSAQPFASIFVSAGRRGLEVELAPAVLAEHTQAKFADIGRA, from the coding sequence ATGACCCCCGCATTGGATTTGTTGAAAAAGGTTCGGGCCGAACATCGCGTACACAGTTACGAACATGACCCGAAGGCCGCCTCCTACGGGTTGGAAGCGGCGGAAAAACTCGGGCTCGATCCGGCGCAGGTGTTCAAGACCTTGTTGGCGGCCAGCGAGAAGGGCGAACTGCTGGTGGCCGTGGTACCGGTTGTCGGCAGCCTGGACTTGAAGGGGCTGGCTCACGCCGCGGGCGTGAAAAAGGTCGAAATGGCCGACCCGGCGGCAGCGCAGCGCTCTACTGGTTATCTGTTGGGCGGGATCAGTCCGCTGGGGCAGAAAAAGCGTTTGCGTACCTTCATTGATAATTCGGCCCAGCCTTTTGCCAGCATTTTTGTCAGTGCAGGCCGACGTGGGCTGGAAGTCGAACTGGCACCGGCGGTGCTGGCCGAACACACCCAGGCGAAGTTTGCCGATATCGGCCGCGCTTGA
- the glpK gene encoding glycerol kinase GlpK: MTDTQNKNYIIALDQGTTSSRAIIFDRDANVVCTAQREFAQHYPQAGWVEHDPMEIFATQSAVMVEALAQAGLHHDQVAAIGITNQRETTVVWDKNTGRPIYNAIVWQCRRSTEICQQLKRDGHEQYISDTTGLVTDPYFSGTKLKWILDNVEGSRERARNGELLFGTVDSWLIWKFTGGKVHVTDYTNASRTMLFNIHTLEWDAKMLELLDIPREMLPEVKSSSEIYGRTKSGIAIGGIAGDQQAALFGQMCVEPGQAKNTYGTGCFLLMNTGDKAVKSRHGMLTTIACGPRGEVAYALEGAVFNGGSTVQWLRDELKIINDAHDTEYFANKVKDSNGVYLVPAFTGLGAPYWDPYARGALFGLTRGVRVDHIIRAALESIAYQTRDVLDAMQQDSGERLKALRVDGGAVANNFLMQFQADILGTQVERPQMRETTALGAAYLAGLACGFWGSLEELRGKAVIERQFEPTLDETAKEKLYAGWKKAVSRTRNWAAEDEAE, encoded by the coding sequence ATGACCGACACACAGAATAAGAACTACATCATTGCCCTCGATCAGGGTACGACCAGCTCCCGCGCGATCATTTTCGACCGCGACGCGAATGTGGTCTGCACCGCCCAACGGGAGTTCGCACAGCATTACCCGCAAGCCGGCTGGGTCGAACACGATCCGATGGAAATCTTCGCCACCCAAAGCGCCGTGATGGTCGAGGCCCTGGCGCAAGCCGGCCTGCACCACGATCAGGTAGCCGCCATCGGCATCACCAACCAGCGCGAAACCACCGTAGTCTGGGACAAGAACACCGGCCGGCCGATCTACAACGCGATCGTCTGGCAGTGCCGACGCAGCACCGAGATCTGCCAGCAACTCAAGCGCGATGGCCACGAGCAATACATCAGCGATACCACCGGCCTGGTCACCGACCCGTACTTCTCCGGCACCAAGCTCAAGTGGATCCTCGACAATGTCGAAGGCAGCCGCGAGCGCGCGCGCAACGGTGAACTGTTGTTCGGCACCGTCGACAGCTGGCTGATCTGGAAATTTACCGGCGGCAAGGTGCATGTCACCGATTACACCAACGCTTCGCGCACCATGCTCTTCAACATCCACACCCTGGAGTGGGACGCGAAGATGCTGGAGCTCCTCGACATCCCGCGCGAAATGCTGCCGGAAGTTAAATCGTCCTCGGAAATTTATGGTCGTACCAAAAGCGGCATCGCCATCGGCGGTATCGCTGGCGACCAGCAAGCCGCCCTGTTCGGCCAGATGTGCGTCGAGCCAGGCCAGGCGAAAAACACCTACGGCACTGGCTGCTTCCTGTTGATGAACACCGGCGACAAAGCGGTGAAATCCCGACACGGGATGCTCACCACCATCGCTTGCGGCCCACGTGGCGAAGTGGCCTACGCGCTGGAAGGCGCGGTGTTCAACGGCGGCTCTACCGTGCAATGGCTGCGTGACGAACTGAAGATCATCAACGACGCCCACGACACCGAATACTTCGCCAACAAGGTCAAGGACAGCAACGGCGTGTACCTGGTGCCGGCCTTCACCGGTCTTGGCGCCCCCTACTGGGACCCGTATGCCCGTGGCGCACTGTTCGGCCTGACCCGCGGTGTACGCGTGGATCACATCATTCGTGCCGCACTGGAGTCGATTGCCTACCAGACCCGCGACGTGCTCGACGCCATGCAACAGGACTCCGGCGAACGTCTCAAGGCCCTGCGAGTGGACGGCGGTGCAGTGGCGAACAATTTCCTGATGCAATTCCAGGCCGACATCCTCGGCACACAGGTCGAGCGCCCGCAAATGCGTGAAACCACGGCACTGGGTGCGGCTTACCTGGCAGGCCTGGCCTGTGGCTTCTGGGGCAGCCTGGAAGAGTTACGCGGCAAGGCCGTGATCGAGCGCCAGTTCGAGCCGACGCTGGATGAAACGGCGAAGGAAAAACTCTACGCTGGCTGGAAAAAAGCGGTCAGCCGCACACGTAATTGGGCGGCTGAAGACGAGGCCGAATAA
- a CDS encoding YaeQ family protein encodes MAQPSTTYKFELNLTDLDRSVYESVKQTIARHPSETEERMTVRLLAYALWYNEQLSFGRGLSEVDEPALWEKSLDDRVLHWIEVGQPDAERLTWCSRRTERTSLLAYGSLRVWEGKVVPAVKNLKNVNIAAVPQEVLETLAKDMPRVIKWDVMISEGTIFVTDDRGQHEVQLQWLTGERG; translated from the coding sequence ATGGCCCAGCCGTCCACGACCTACAAATTTGAACTGAACCTCACCGACCTCGACCGCAGCGTCTATGAGAGCGTGAAGCAGACCATCGCCCGTCACCCTTCGGAAACCGAAGAGCGCATGACCGTGCGCCTGCTGGCCTACGCCCTCTGGTACAACGAGCAGCTGTCGTTTGGCCGTGGTCTGTCGGAAGTGGATGAACCGGCCTTGTGGGAAAAAAGCCTGGATGACCGCGTCCTGCACTGGATCGAAGTCGGCCAGCCGGATGCCGAGCGCCTGACCTGGTGCTCGCGCCGCACTGAACGCACCAGTCTGCTGGCCTATGGCAGCCTGCGCGTGTGGGAAGGCAAAGTGGTGCCGGCGGTGAAAAACCTGAAGAACGTCAACATCGCTGCCGTGCCTCAGGAAGTCCTGGAAACCCTGGCCAAAGACATGCCCCGGGTTATCAAGTGGGACGTGATGATCAGCGAAGGGACGATCTTCGTCACCGACGACCGTGGTCAGCACGAAGTCCAGTTGCAGTGGCTGACCGGTGAGCGCGGCTGA
- a CDS encoding MIP/aquaporin family protein has translation MTTALQQPSLSSQCMAEFLGTALLIFFGTGCVAALKVAGASFGLWEISIIWGVGVSMAIYLTAGVSGAHLNPAVSIALSIFADFEKRKLPFYVFAQVAGAFCGALLVYTLYSNLFFEFEQTHHMVRGTQASLELASVFSTFPNPVLTTAQAFLVEVIITAILMGVIMSLTDDNNGLPKGPLAPLLIGLLIAVIGSSMGPLTGFAMNPARDFGPKLMTFFAGWGEISFTGGRDIPYFLIPVFAPFVGACLGAAAYRGLIARHLPSAVPATKEATAAIDGKPRTS, from the coding sequence ATGACAACTGCTTTACAACAACCGTCGCTCTCGAGCCAATGCATGGCCGAGTTTCTGGGTACGGCGCTGCTGATCTTTTTTGGTACAGGTTGTGTTGCCGCGCTCAAGGTCGCGGGTGCCAGTTTTGGCTTGTGGGAAATCAGCATTATCTGGGGCGTCGGCGTCAGCATGGCGATCTACCTCACCGCCGGAGTTTCCGGTGCTCACCTGAACCCTGCCGTCAGCATTGCCCTGAGCATTTTCGCGGACTTCGAAAAACGTAAATTGCCTTTCTACGTATTCGCCCAAGTGGCGGGCGCCTTCTGTGGAGCGCTGTTGGTCTATACCCTCTACAGCAATCTATTCTTCGAATTCGAACAAACTCACCACATGGTTCGCGGCACTCAAGCCAGCCTCGAATTGGCCTCCGTGTTTTCCACCTTCCCGAATCCTGTGCTGACCACCGCCCAGGCATTCTTGGTCGAGGTGATCATTACGGCCATCCTGATGGGCGTGATCATGTCCCTGACCGACGACAACAATGGCCTGCCCAAAGGTCCGCTGGCACCGCTGCTGATCGGCCTGCTGATTGCGGTGATCGGCAGTTCGATGGGGCCGCTGACCGGTTTTGCCATGAACCCTGCGCGGGACTTCGGCCCTAAACTGATGACTTTCTTCGCTGGCTGGGGTGAAATTTCCTTCACTGGCGGACGCGATATTCCGTATTTCCTGATTCCTGTTTTTGCACCGTTTGTCGGTGCCTGCCTCGGTGCCGCCGCCTATCGCGGGTTGATTGCCCGCCATCTGCCCAGCGCCGTACCTGCTACAAAGGAAGCAACAGCTGCCATTGACGGCAAACCCAGAACTTCTTGA
- a CDS encoding DeoR/GlpR family transcriptional regulator — protein MNLPPRQQQILELVRERGYVSIEEMATLFVVTPQTIRRDINQLAEVNLLRRYHGGAAYDSSVENTAYAMRADQMRDEKQRIGEAIAAQIPDHASLFINIGTTTESIARALLNHSHLKIITNNLHVASMLSAKDDFDVLLTGGNVRRDGGVVGQASVDFINQFKVDFALVGISGIDEDGSLLDFDYQEVRVSQAIIANARQVILAADSSKFGRNAMIRLGPISLVDCLVTDQQPSPALAQLLNQHKVRLEVV, from the coding sequence ATGAATCTGCCTCCCCGTCAGCAGCAAATCCTCGAACTGGTCCGCGAACGCGGCTATGTCAGCATCGAGGAAATGGCCACGTTGTTTGTTGTTACCCCGCAGACCATTCGCCGCGACATCAATCAGCTCGCGGAAGTCAATTTGTTGCGTCGCTACCACGGCGGCGCGGCTTACGACTCCAGCGTTGAAAACACCGCCTACGCCATGCGCGCCGATCAGATGCGCGATGAGAAACAGCGTATCGGCGAAGCCATTGCCGCGCAGATTCCCGACCATGCCTCGTTGTTCATCAACATCGGCACGACCACCGAATCCATTGCCCGGGCACTGCTCAACCACAGTCACTTGAAAATCATCACCAACAACCTGCACGTCGCCTCCATGCTCAGCGCCAAGGACGATTTCGATGTCCTGCTGACTGGCGGCAACGTGCGGCGCGATGGTGGCGTGGTGGGTCAGGCCAGTGTCGACTTCATCAACCAGTTCAAGGTCGACTTCGCCCTGGTCGGCATCAGCGGCATCGATGAAGACGGCAGCCTGCTGGACTTCGACTATCAGGAAGTGCGGGTATCCCAGGCGATCATCGCCAATGCCCGGCAAGTGATCCTCGCAGCCGACTCCAGCAAGTTCGGGCGCAACGCCATGATTCGCCTGGGGCCGATCAGCCTGGTCGATTGCCTGGTCACCGATCAGCAGCCTTCCCCGGCGCTGGCGCAGCTGTTGAACCAGCACAAGGTTCGGCTGGAAGTCGTTTAA
- the recJ gene encoding single-stranded-DNA-specific exonuclease RecJ, producing MRIEPRQLPDTLPFLGDIPPLLTRLYAARGVQSEAELDKSLARLIPFQQLKGIDAAVDLLVTALEQRQRILIVGDFDADGATASTVGTLGLRLLGAAHVDYLVPNRFDYGYGLTPEIVAVALERQPHLLITVDNGISSVEGVAAAKKAGLKVLVTDHHLPGDELPLADAIVNPNQPGCEFPSKALAGVGVIFYVLMALRARLRELGWYTSKPQPNIGELLDLVALGSVADVVPLDANNRILVHQGLERIRAGRARPGIKAILEVAKRDHARITSTDLGFIVGPRLNAAGRLDDMSLGIECLLTEDAGLAREMAAQLDGMNQDRKSIEQGMQREALAQLKDLPVESMPFGLCLFDPEWHQGVIGILASRMKERYFRPTIAFADAGDGLLKGSGRSVQGFHIRDALSVVAAQHPNLITKYGGHAMAAGLTLPEANFPLFAEAFDAEVRRQLREEDLTGRLLSDGTLAVEEFHLELARALRHAGPWGQHFPEPLFHGVFQLVEQRVVGERHLKVVLKSECGSVKLDGIAFGIDRDIWPNPTIKWVELAYKLDLNEFRGNETVQLMIAHIEPR from the coding sequence ATGCGCATCGAACCTCGCCAGCTGCCCGACACCCTGCCATTTCTCGGTGATATTCCACCGCTGTTGACCCGCCTGTACGCGGCGCGGGGCGTGCAGTCCGAGGCAGAACTGGACAAGAGCCTGGCGCGGTTGATTCCGTTCCAGCAACTCAAGGGCATCGATGCCGCCGTGGATCTGCTGGTGACTGCGCTCGAACAGCGTCAGCGCATCCTGATCGTCGGCGACTTCGATGCCGACGGCGCGACGGCCAGTACCGTGGGCACGCTGGGCCTGCGTTTGCTGGGGGCGGCACATGTCGATTACCTGGTGCCCAACCGATTCGACTACGGCTACGGCCTGACACCGGAAATCGTCGCGGTGGCGCTTGAGCGTCAGCCGCATTTGCTGATTACCGTCGACAACGGCATCTCCAGCGTCGAAGGCGTGGCAGCGGCAAAAAAGGCCGGGCTCAAGGTGCTGGTTACCGATCACCACTTGCCCGGCGACGAGCTGCCGCTGGCCGATGCCATCGTCAATCCGAACCAGCCAGGTTGCGAGTTTCCGAGCAAGGCGCTGGCCGGTGTCGGGGTGATTTTCTATGTGCTGATGGCCCTGCGTGCGCGGTTGCGCGAGCTGGGCTGGTACACAAGCAAGCCGCAGCCGAATATCGGCGAACTGCTCGACCTCGTGGCTCTGGGCAGCGTGGCCGACGTGGTGCCGCTGGATGCCAACAACCGGATTCTGGTGCATCAGGGCCTGGAACGGATTCGCGCCGGACGCGCCCGGCCGGGGATCAAGGCGATCCTCGAAGTGGCCAAGCGCGATCATGCGCGCATCACCTCCACCGATCTGGGTTTCATTGTCGGCCCGCGCCTGAACGCCGCAGGGCGCCTGGACGACATGAGCCTGGGCATCGAATGCCTGCTGACCGAAGACGCAGGTCTGGCCCGTGAGATGGCGGCGCAACTGGACGGCATGAACCAGGATCGCAAATCCATCGAGCAAGGCATGCAGCGCGAAGCGCTGGCGCAGCTCAAGGATCTGCCGGTGGAGTCGATGCCGTTCGGCTTGTGCCTGTTCGATCCCGAGTGGCACCAGGGTGTCATCGGTATCCTCGCGTCACGGATGAAAGAGCGCTATTTCCGCCCGACCATCGCCTTTGCCGATGCCGGGGATGGCTTGCTCAAGGGCTCGGGGCGTTCGGTCCAGGGCTTTCACATCCGCGACGCCTTGAGCGTGGTGGCGGCGCAGCATCCGAATCTGATCACCAAGTATGGTGGCCACGCGATGGCGGCCGGCCTGACGCTGCCGGAAGCGAACTTCCCCTTGTTCGCCGAAGCCTTTGACGCTGAAGTGCGCCGGCAACTGCGCGAAGAAGACCTGACCGGCCGCCTGTTGTCGGACGGTACCCTGGCGGTGGAAGAGTTCCACCTGGAACTGGCCCGTGCCCTGCGGCATGCCGGCCCTTGGGGGCAGCACTTCCCGGAACCCTTGTTTCACGGGGTGTTCCAGTTGGTCGAGCAGCGCGTCGTTGGCGAGCGGCACCTTAAAGTCGTGCTCAAAAGTGAATGTGGTTCGGTGAAACTCGACGGCATTGCCTTCGGGATCGACCGCGACATCTGGCCGAATCCGACCATCAAGTGGGTGGAACTGGCCTACAAGCTCGACCTCAACGAGTTTCGCGGCAACGAGACGGTTCAACTGATGATTGCCCACATCGAACCGCGTTGA
- the glpD gene encoding glycerol-3-phosphate dehydrogenase — translation MPTSTLPTPPLAEVYDIAVIGGGINGVGIAADAAGRGLSVFLCEKDDLASHTSSASSKLIHGGLRYLEHYEFRLVREALAEREVLLAKAPHIVKQMRFVLPHRPHLRPAWMIRAGLFLYDNLGKREQLQGSKSLKFGPDSALKNEITKGFEYSDCWVDDARLVVLNAMAARENGAHVHTQTRCVSARRTKGLWHLHLERADGSLFSIRAKALVNAAGPWVAKFIRDDLKMESPYGIRLIQGSHLIVPKLYEGEHAHILQNEDQRIVFTIPYLNHFTLIGTTDREYTGDPAKVAITDGETDYLLNVVNAHFKKQIGRDDILHSYSGVRPLCNDESDNPSAVTRDYTLALSGTGEEAPLLSVFGGKLTTYRKLAESALAQLAPYFKHIKPGWTASATLPGGEDMTTPQALSSRIRDKFDWVPSEIARRWATTYGSRTWRMLEGVQDLSDLGEHIGGGLYSREVDYLCSEEWATSAHDILWRRSKLGLFTTVAEQEKLKDYLNKVEQNRSKIEAA, via the coding sequence ATGCCCACTTCCACCTTGCCTACGCCCCCTCTCGCCGAGGTCTACGATATCGCCGTCATCGGTGGCGGGATCAATGGCGTGGGGATCGCAGCGGATGCCGCCGGACGCGGTCTCTCGGTGTTCCTTTGTGAAAAGGATGACCTGGCCAGCCATACCTCGTCGGCCAGCAGCAAGCTGATCCACGGCGGCCTGCGCTACCTCGAACATTACGAGTTCCGCCTGGTGCGTGAAGCCCTGGCCGAACGTGAAGTGCTGTTGGCCAAGGCTCCGCACATCGTCAAGCAAATGCGTTTCGTATTGCCGCACCGTCCGCACCTGCGCCCGGCGTGGATGATTCGCGCCGGTCTGTTCCTCTATGACAACCTGGGCAAGCGCGAGCAACTGCAAGGTTCGAAAAGCCTGAAGTTCGGCCCCGACAGCGCGTTGAAAAACGAGATCACCAAGGGGTTCGAATATTCCGATTGCTGGGTCGACGACGCGCGCCTGGTGGTGTTGAACGCCATGGCCGCCCGGGAAAACGGCGCCCACGTTCACACCCAGACCCGCTGCGTCAGCGCGCGTCGCACCAAGGGCCTGTGGCACCTGCATCTGGAACGCGCCGATGGCAGCCTGTTTTCGATCCGCGCCAAGGCATTGGTCAATGCGGCCGGCCCTTGGGTCGCCAAGTTCATCCGCGATGACTTGAAGATGGAATCGCCCTACGGCATCCGCCTGATCCAGGGCAGCCACCTGATCGTGCCGAAACTGTACGAAGGCGAACACGCGCACATTCTGCAAAACGAAGATCAGCGTATCGTGTTCACCATTCCGTACCTGAATCACTTCACCCTGATCGGCACCACTGACCGCGAGTACACCGGCGATCCGGCGAAAGTGGCAATTACCGACGGAGAAACCGATTACCTGTTGAACGTGGTCAACGCCCATTTCAAAAAGCAAATCGGCCGCGACGACATCCTGCACAGCTATTCCGGTGTGCGCCCGCTGTGCAACGACGAATCCGACAACCCGTCGGCCGTAACCCGCGATTACACCCTGGCACTGTCTGGCACTGGCGAAGAGGCTCCGTTGCTGTCGGTGTTCGGCGGCAAGCTCACCACCTATCGCAAACTGGCCGAGTCAGCGCTGGCGCAACTGGCACCCTACTTCAAGCACATCAAGCCAGGCTGGACCGCCAGCGCCACGTTGCCGGGCGGTGAAGACATGACCACCCCGCAAGCCTTGAGCTCGCGTATCCGCGACAAATTCGACTGGGTACCGAGCGAGATCGCGCGCCGCTGGGCGACCACCTACGGCAGCCGCACCTGGCGCATGCTCGAAGGCGTACAGGACCTCAGCGATCTGGGCGAGCACATCGGCGGCGGTCTCTACTCCCGCGAAGTCGACTATCTGTGCAGCGAAGAATGGGCCACCAGCGCCCACGACATCCTCTGGCGTCGCAGCAAGCTCGGCTTGTTCACGACAGTGGCCGAGCAGGAAAAGCTCAAGGACTACCTGAACAAGGTTGAACAGAATCGCAGCAAGATCGAAGCGGCCTGA
- a CDS encoding NADH:flavin oxidoreductase/NADH oxidase has translation MSLLLEPFTLRQLTLPNRIAVSPMCQYSSADGLANDWHLVHLGSRAVGGAGLVFTEATAVTADGRITAEDLGLWNDEQIEPLQRITRFITAQGAVAGIQLAHAGRKASTYRPWLGKHGSVKPDEGGWVPVGPSPIAFDPQHTQPSQLDDGEIAKVIQAFVDAAKRSLTAGFKVVEVHAAHGYLLHQFLSPLSNQRRDQYGGSFENRIRLVLQVTEAVRAVWPEELPVFVRVSATDWVEDGWNPDETVELARRLKALGVDLIDVSSGGTAVNAEIPTGPGYQTRFAERVRKESGMATGTVGMITEPAQAEHILRTCQADIIFLARELLRDPYWALHADDDLGGHKAVWPAQYQRATHREQPIHESDLRD, from the coding sequence ATGAGTCTGCTGCTTGAACCCTTTACCCTTCGCCAATTGACCCTGCCCAACCGCATCGCGGTATCGCCGATGTGCCAGTACTCCAGTGCAGATGGCCTGGCCAATGACTGGCACCTGGTCCACCTCGGCAGCCGCGCAGTCGGCGGGGCCGGGCTGGTGTTTACCGAAGCCACGGCGGTCACCGCCGACGGGCGCATCACGGCCGAGGACCTCGGTCTGTGGAATGACGAACAGATCGAACCCCTGCAACGCATCACCCGCTTCATCACCGCCCAAGGCGCCGTTGCCGGCATTCAACTGGCCCATGCCGGGCGCAAGGCCAGCACCTACCGGCCGTGGCTCGGCAAACATGGCAGCGTCAAGCCCGATGAGGGCGGCTGGGTGCCGGTCGGCCCTTCACCTATTGCATTCGATCCACAGCACACCCAGCCCAGTCAACTCGATGACGGCGAGATCGCCAAGGTCATCCAGGCCTTTGTCGATGCGGCAAAGCGTTCACTGACGGCCGGTTTCAAGGTGGTCGAAGTGCACGCGGCCCATGGTTACCTGCTGCATCAGTTCCTGTCGCCGTTGAGTAATCAGCGTCGCGATCAATATGGCGGTTCGTTCGAAAATCGTATTCGGCTGGTGCTGCAGGTCACCGAAGCGGTGCGTGCGGTGTGGCCTGAAGAGTTGCCGGTGTTTGTCCGGGTCTCGGCCACCGACTGGGTGGAAGACGGCTGGAACCCCGATGAAACGGTGGAGCTGGCACGCCGCCTCAAAGCCCTGGGGGTCGACCTGATCGACGTCTCGTCAGGCGGGACGGCGGTGAATGCGGAGATTCCCACAGGGCCGGGTTACCAGACCCGCTTCGCCGAACGTGTGCGCAAGGAGTCGGGCATGGCCACCGGCACGGTTGGCATGATCACCGAGCCGGCCCAGGCCGAGCACATCCTGCGCACCTGTCAGGCGGACATCATCTTCCTCGCTCGTGAGTTGTTGCGCGATCCGTACTGGGCGCTGCACGCGGATGACGATTTGGGAGGGCACAAGGCCGTATGGCCGGCGCAATATCAGCGGGCGACTCACCGTGAGCAGCCCATTCATGAATCGGATTTGCGCGACTGA
- a CDS encoding CaiB/BaiF CoA-transferase family protein has translation MPFTAKPLSGLKVIELGTLIAGPFASRICAEFGADVIKIESPDGGDPLRKWRKLYEGTSLWWFVQARNKKSLTLNLKHPDGLAILKQLLGEADILIENFRPGVLEKLGLGWDVLHALNPKLVMVRLSGFGQTGPMKDQPGFGAVGESMGGLRYITGFEDRPPVRTGISIGDSIAALWGVIGALMALRHREVNGGQGQVVDVALYEAIFAMMESMVPEFDVFGFIRERTGNIMPGITPSSIHTSADGKHVQIGANGDAIFKRFMLIIGREDLANDPQLASNDGRDARRDEIYGVIDRWVNSLPLDRVLAQLKQAEVPASRIFSAEDMFNDPQYLAREMFLQAKLPDGKDFKMPGIVPKLSETPGECEWVGPQLGEHNAQVLQELGYDATQIAQLRKDGAI, from the coding sequence ATGCCGTTCACCGCCAAACCGCTTTCCGGTCTGAAAGTCATCGAATTGGGCACCTTGATTGCCGGCCCGTTTGCCTCGCGTATTTGTGCGGAATTCGGTGCCGACGTGATCAAGATCGAATCCCCGGACGGCGGTGATCCATTACGCAAATGGCGCAAGTTGTATGAAGGCACTTCGTTGTGGTGGTTCGTCCAGGCCCGCAACAAAAAGTCCCTGACACTCAATCTCAAACACCCCGACGGTCTGGCGATCCTGAAACAGCTGCTGGGTGAGGCAGACATCCTGATCGAAAACTTTCGTCCCGGCGTCCTGGAAAAGCTCGGCCTGGGTTGGGACGTCCTGCACGCCCTGAACCCGAAACTGGTCATGGTGCGGCTGTCGGGTTTCGGCCAGACCGGCCCGATGAAAGACCAGCCCGGCTTTGGCGCGGTCGGTGAGTCCATGGGAGGCCTGCGCTACATCACCGGTTTCGAAGACCGGCCACCGGTGCGTACCGGCATTTCCATCGGCGACTCGATTGCCGCGCTCTGGGGCGTGATTGGCGCGTTGATGGCCCTGCGTCATCGCGAAGTCAACGGCGGCCAGGGGCAAGTGGTGGACGTAGCGCTGTACGAAGCCATCTTCGCGATGATGGAAAGCATGGTCCCGGAGTTCGACGTGTTCGGCTTCATCCGCGAACGCACGGGCAATATCATGCCGGGCATCACTCCTTCCTCGATCCACACCAGTGCCGATGGCAAGCACGTGCAGATCGGCGCCAATGGCGATGCGATTTTCAAACGTTTCATGCTGATCATTGGCCGGGAAGACCTGGCCAACGACCCCCAGCTTGCCAGCAACGATGGCCGCGATGCCCGACGCGACGAGATTTATGGCGTCATCGATCGCTGGGTCAATTCGTTGCCGCTGGACAGGGTGCTGGCGCAGCTCAAACAGGCCGAGGTGCCGGCCAGCCGGATCTTCAGCGCCGAAGACATGTTCAATGACCCACAGTACCTGGCGCGGGAAATGTTCCTGCAAGCCAAGCTGCCGGACGGCAAAGACTTCAAGATGCCGGGCATTGTGCCGAAACTCTCAGAGACACCCGGAGAATGTGAATGGGTCGGGCCACAACTGGGTGAGCACAACGCACAGGTACTCCAGGAACTTGGCTATGACGCGACGCAGATCGCACAGTTGCGCAAAGACGGAGCCATCTGA
- a CDS encoding PhzF family phenazine biosynthesis protein — MQLEFHQVDAFSNQPFSGNPAMVYRLDTWLADELMQKIAAEHNLAETAFVVREGQGWHIRWFTPTTEVPLCGHATLASAYVLFEIYKEPVERLDFTCKSGPLSVTREGGRLWLDFPSIIPSEIGVTLDVERALGVEAVDVLGSNELFVVLESEQAVLDCKPDMVALAKLPWLGAIVTARGEQHDFVSRYFAPAIGINEDPVTGSTHCLLIPYWSKRLGKSSLTAFQRSARGGELFCRLEGDRVKIGGNATLVASGTLMLG, encoded by the coding sequence ATGCAGCTTGAATTTCATCAGGTCGACGCGTTCAGCAATCAGCCATTCAGCGGCAACCCGGCGATGGTCTATCGGCTCGATACCTGGCTCGCCGATGAGTTGATGCAAAAGATTGCCGCCGAGCACAACCTCGCCGAAACGGCGTTTGTCGTGCGTGAAGGGCAGGGCTGGCACATCCGATGGTTTACGCCGACCACCGAGGTGCCATTGTGCGGTCACGCGACGCTGGCCAGCGCCTATGTGCTGTTCGAGATCTATAAAGAGCCGGTCGAGCGACTGGACTTCACCTGCAAATCCGGCCCGTTGAGCGTCACCCGTGAAGGGGGTCGCCTGTGGCTGGATTTCCCGTCGATCATCCCCTCGGAAATCGGCGTGACCCTGGATGTCGAGCGTGCCCTCGGCGTCGAGGCCGTCGATGTGCTGGGCTCGAATGAGCTGTTTGTGGTGCTGGAGTCCGAGCAAGCCGTGCTCGACTGCAAGCCGGACATGGTGGCCCTGGCGAAACTGCCATGGTTGGGCGCCATCGTGACGGCGCGGGGCGAGCAGCACGATTTCGTTTCCCGCTACTTCGCCCCGGCAATCGGTATCAATGAAGACCCTGTGACCGGATCGACCCATTGCCTTCTGATTCCGTACTGGTCAAAGCGTTTGGGCAAGTCGAGCCTGACGGCTTTTCAGCGTTCGGCGCGGGGTGGGGAATTGTTCTGTCGCCTGGAAGGCGATCGAGTGAAGATCGGCGGGAATGCGACGCTCGTGGCGAGCGGAACGCTGATGCTGGGTTAA